A stretch of the Papaver somniferum cultivar HN1 chromosome 6, ASM357369v1, whole genome shotgun sequence genome encodes the following:
- the LOC113288423 gene encoding putative F-box/LRR-repeat protein 23: protein MKKNKNNLEVMDNQTPISSEEVRNWLELPPNVLSLIFLKLGAIDILLRAQSVCSVWRKASKKPLLFRSIDIRNSWDLFEEQCDMMIGRVSFNGNRYDMQKMVREAVNRSCGQLVDFSLESFASNELLAYTAEKSSSLRCLRLVHCYQVSDDTLINMAKKASMLEELEICHCSFSLDTLKAVGNACHQLKLFRLNSRGYDHPGKECDDVALAIAENMPELRHLHLFGNKLTNVGLKAILDACLHLESLDLRQCLNVNLEGDLLITCRDRLIKLRFPNDSSDDCEFDAAIIDHDNEFYHIDSGVDDDSGYSDSSLGL from the exons atgaagaaaaacaagaaCAACTTAGAAGTCATGGACAATCAAACTCCAATTTCTTCAGAAGAAGTTAGAAATTGGCTTGAATTGCCTCCCAATGTTCTATCTCTCATATTTTTAAAATTAGGGGCAATTGATATCTTACTGAGGGCTCAATCAGTTTGTTCAGTGTGGAGAAAAGCTTCCAAAAAGCCTTTGCTGTTTCGTTCTATAGATATCAGGAACAGCTGGGATTTGTTTGAGGAACAGTGTGATATGATGATTGGTCGTGTTTCGTTTAATGGTAACAGGTACGATATGCAAAAGATGGTGAGAGAAGCTGTGAATAGGAGCTGCGGCCAGTTGGTTGACTTCTCTTTAGAAAGTTTTGCTTCCAATGAGCTTTTAGCATATACTGCTGAAAA GTCTAGTTCTTTAAGATGTCTTCGACTCGTACATTGCTATCAAGTTAGCGACGATACATTGATTAACATGGCTAAGAAAGCTTCCATGCTGGAAGAACTTGAGATATGTCACTGTTCTTTCTCACTGGATACACTTAAAGCTGTTGGTAATGCATGCCATCAGTTAAAATTGTTCCGTCTTAACAGTCGAGGATACGATCATCCAGGCAAAGAGTGTGATGATGTGGCACTAGCCATTGCAGAGAATATGCCTGAACTGcgtcatcttcatctttttgGGAATAAATTGACCAATGTGGGCTTGAAGGCGATTCTGGATGCCTGCCTGCACCTTGAATCTCTCGACCTCCGTCAATGCTTAAACGTTAATCTAGAAGGGGATCTACTGATTACTTGTAGAGATAGGCTTATAAAATTAAGGTTCCCGAATGACTCCAGTGATGATTGTGAATTTGATGCTGCAATCATTGATCATGACAATGAATTCTACCATATAGACTCTGGTGTAGATGATGACAGTGGATACTCAGACTCAAGTTTAGGTTTATGA